The following proteins are co-located in the Macrobrachium rosenbergii isolate ZJJX-2024 chromosome 26, ASM4041242v1, whole genome shotgun sequence genome:
- the LOC136852910 gene encoding perlucin-like, with product MRLVAVFLLVAQIATGVLASLTSDTTTSSSTPTTTYTTTWPYTTTTPKPSKCESPFVKIGARCVFVEPFLEGPWQESRYMCHELDAELAVVDDFQFYYDLLKFIRGEGIDHGSYWIGANDTETEGKWVWVNGETVDFGSPFWAIGKDNYGSYYLEPNGKTSQNCLILDVERALYFDDRECKEEHYTICEKKLQ from the exons ATGCGGTTGGTGGCTGTCTTCCTGCTCGTGGCTCAAATTGCA ACGGGAGTTTTGGCTTCTCTTACATCTGACACAACCACGAGTAGTAGCACCCCAACGACCACGTATACGACAACCTGGCCTTATACCACCACAACGCCCAAGCCCAGCAAATGCGAGAGTCCTTTCGTCAAAATAGGAGCCCGCTGCGTCTTCGTGGAGCCATTCCTGGAGGGTCCTTGGCAGGAATCCAGGTACATGTGCCACGAATTAGACGCGGAATTGGCTGTCGTCGACGATTTCCAGTTTTACTACGACCTCCTCAAATTCATCAGAGGCGAAG GTATCGACCACGGGAGTTACTGGATCGGTGCCAATGACACGGAGACGGAGGGGAAGTGGGTCTGGGTGAACGGGGAGACTGTCGACTTTGGGAGTCCCTTCTGGGCCATAGGAAAGGATAATTACGGGTCCTATTACCTG GAGCCAAATGGAAAAACATCACAAAACTGCCTGATTCTGGATGTGGAGAGAGCCCTGTATTTTGACGACAGAGAATGCAAAGAGGAACACTACACCATTTGCGAGAAAAAactccagtaa
- the LOC136852723 gene encoding uncharacterized protein yields MMALESNSDLLMAAVPAAPRLEDGSLAPEHRAHTYPRYNVRRRQFEEAQSGHNLVLPPARNPMTPLATLGQQIGEYMRRIGDYFYWFVSGNPPVTLRRVNGRPQKPGLPPIRRNIFQRKKPTRNKKLTQRRLPPPPQKKFARRTQKIAFLAHRPIDPSA; encoded by the exons ATGATGGCCCTGGAGAGCAATTCGGACCTCTTAATGGCGGCTGTGCCGGCTGCCCCTAGACTAGAAGATGGCAGCTTGGCTCCAGAACACAGAGCTCACACTTACCCAAGATACAATGTTAGGAGGAGACAGTTCGAAGAAGCTCAA TCTGGACACAATTTAGTGTTGCCTCCAGCAAGGAACCCCATGACGCCTTTAGCAACTCTGGGCCAGCAGATCGGAGAGTACATGAGGAGAATAGGAGACTACTTCTACTGGTTCGTCTCTGGCAACCCACCGGTCACCCTCAGGAGAGTCAACGGAAGGCCACAGAAACCTGGCCTTCCACCAATCAGGAGGAACATCTTCCAGAGAAAGAAGCCGACGAGGAACAAGAAACTCACGCAACGCCGGCTGCCTCCTCCACCACAGAAGAAGTTCGCCAGGAGGACGCAGAAGATTGCGTTCTTGGCACACAG GCCAATAGACCCCTCAGCGTAA